TGTGTTTTCCGGATTCGCATTTCGCCCCAAGCCAGCAACTATCTAAACACTATGAGTCTTTCTTCGGTGGCAAGCACCATCCAGCATGGCAAAAAGGAAGCTCGCAATGGGCTCAGTATCAACAGTAAACTAGTGCAGGCCCTGATCATCCTGGTGGCCTGTATCCTCTTTGGAGCCAAAATGAACTACGCCTCCTTTCCACCTGGCACTGTCATCGATATCAAGCTGGGTGATGTCGCCCTCGAGCAGTTCAGCTATACGCCAACCCGCGATGGATACGAGTTCAAGTAAGTTCAAGTAAATCAAGTAAATCAAAACACTTGTAAActtaaaaatcatttgaaaatataaaatgaaacatttattGATAGTCAAGTAGTGTGATAGTGATTTAGTCTTAGTGATAGTCTTTAAACTTTCCTAGTGCATTTTCTTCGTATGttttgttaataatttatttttgttatacacACTGTAATCTGTAATGAGATGACTAATTTCATCTTTTTCCACGTTCAGCTACACTCTGCCTGATGGAACTTTCCGCGATGAGGTTGCCAAGGTGCTTAGCGGAACTTCGGCGGCACAGGATctggaaaatgcaaacaacTTGGCCAAGAACCACCGTCCCTCCCGTGAACAGGGCCTGAAAGTTCGCAAGTTGTCCGGAAAATCCCTTTCATCTCTGGCCGGATAAGACACCACACTATTTACAATCCAGCacgaatttattaaaacagtTTGCCATCTGTTTTAGGCTAGCTTATAAGTTGAGATGTTACATTTGtgaacaataaaaacaatcgATCAAAAATAGTCGACTATCCGAAAACTTGTTTATTGTGCAAGAAAATTTGCGTTGACAAGCAAGTTGCATAAAGCCGTGGTGATTTAGTAAATTATGTAGATGCttaacaaatatgtatattttcaataatcCTACGCAACCTTAACACTCGAATAAACTTAAGTTGAGAAAGGTCAAGTCCTGAAAGAAACtcagaattttaatttgcaaaatgtAATACTTTggcaatatatacatatgcattttttaagtttttttttgtttactttgacaTAAACTAGTTTAAACATGTGTCAACCAATTTACATGATCGGTTGGGTTTTACCCATAACgaagtgcaataaaaataattcatttatatattcGCTAATATTGTGCTGcgaaataaagtaaaattttaatttctacaAAATGTGTCTTGTACAAAATAGGTCTTTTACAGTTAATAATTAATGTAGAAACATATTTCCCAAAAGTATGTGAGCGTTAAAAAAAGTTTACTTAAGTTTGTTTGATGCCGAAAAGCTTGTAATTTTGTTGTATCTAAAGCCAAATgtaagaatttattttatatttcggTTGTTgcttaaaaaatttaaaatataatttttggtATTACAATTTAGCAAATTAGTTTGAATaaaatttttctttacttgagatttatttattttagtttataaGATGATGCCTAAGAGTATGTGATGATTTGCAACTAAATCAAAAGCAGGTTTGTTGCCTaagtcatttgattttctgccCAAAAATTTAAGAATGAATTacttgtttatattttaaaaacgttAGCTctgaagaaattaaaatatttaaatttaaattcaatttaaactaataacaacattaaaaagtgataaaatatattgataaaGGAGTCTAATTTTTTTCCCGAATTTTTATTATCTTCCGCtgattgttaattaatttcgtATAAAAAAGCAATTATTCTGGTCTTTGTAGCTGAGGCAGTAAATATTATCTTTAATTGTTATTCTAGGCAATAAATCTTTGCATCAGCGTCTGTTTTCGGTGTTTCAAGATGCGTTGCATTTGggccgcaaaacaaaaaacaagcatATAGAGTCGAAGTCtgtgataaaaaaaattgtacgCACGATTCTGAATGTCAGGTGTCAGCAGAAGTATTTTTAAACCGTTTCTGCTTTAGTGGGTTTTTagctaaatgcaaatattgcgAAAAACGCtgttaaattgattaaaagaaattgaaaGACAACGGCACTGTGACATTTACATATTGAAAAAAATGATGGCCAGCAGGGGAAGTGGCAGGTGGAGGAGAGCCCTGCTATTAAAACATAGCCATTAACGTTCAAGTGCTAATTTTGCAGACCCAGTTGATGCGACAGCcaaaaattagcaaaaaaaaaaaacaaaaataaaccgaaacagaaaccgaaaccgagtTCGATTCCTACATAGCCGAGTAGTCCCAAAGACCGGGTTCAAGCCGGTCTGGCCAAGTTTTGAGTGAGGTGCGTGCGAGTTGGCAACGAACAAAAGCCGGGCCAAAACGGCAGCTGAATGGGAGGCGGACAGCTGGTTGGTCAGACGGACGGCtggacagacgaacggacggacagacggacagcaacagcagcagcagcagcagcagcatctggcGCTGACCTTGAAGACGTAAATGTGAAGACGCATCTACATAAATATCTATTGTATCTCCGGCTCTTTCTGTCTGGCATCGGACATGGGGCATCTGGTGTTTGTGTATTGAAAGCGACAGTCCGAACGAGAAGGCATATCAAAGCTGAAAAACCTGTCGATTGCCATTTGATTAGAACAGTTATGTAAATCATGGTCTACAGGGAAGAAGTCAGCCCCAAACTTGTCAAATTTCCACCACACGATAGACAACGCCCCCGCGCACAGCGGCAATCATTTCGATTAGCACGCGTAGCCATCGATCACAGACagattaattatgcaaatccaGCATGATAAATGCAGCTCGCTGCAGATGCCCTCGAAAAGCTGCGGAAAAGccccaaataataaatattatgcaGTCACGATTCAGATCCATTTTCAAGGGCCCCCAAATGCCCTCAAGTTCAATTTGTAGGCGGACAGgcgaaataaatttaaatgacatTTATTGAACTTCCTTAGTATTAAATTAAGCTGCGCTGATGTTTAATGTTTCACGTGACATTTTGTTTGTATAGATTTAAAACATGCAGATAAGTATTTAATATACTTGTCTTTCtcgttaaatataaatatttatatattttccattaaaaatcTAATTACGAAATGATAGTATGACGTCTTTAATCAAGAAGTCATTTTCACACTGCAATAATATTATGCAATTTTGCTGAATAAACAATGACAACGGACATTTTTTGAAtctggttttgcttttgcatGTGCGTATTATACATGTTATATGGATACTATTATTTGATTGATAATATTAATCGGAATTCACAAATCCATTGATTTTTAACGAGCAAGTAAAGAATGTCAAAATGCCAAATTGCAGCTGCCAAAAAAGCAACCAAGATGCTGTGATTTGCAACGACATTTGAGGAAATGCCAGTATCAGTGCACAACACCCTGTCGATGGGTCAGACATTAAGTTGTTGGCACAATTCAATTCAAGTGGAGAAGGAGGCTGTGGCAGAACCGTGGTTGACCGGAGGCCGACCGATGACCAAAGCTAAAACCCGACTGACCGGCTTGAAAGATCCGCTGCTGGGGCTTCTTCAGCGGCCTGGTAGCGGTCAACGAAGGTGGCATAAATTGTTAAGCACCAACGGCGACTTCCAAactaaaacgaaaaaaactaaaagtaaaaataaagaaaaaaagctTGAGTCAGAGATTTAAATTGCATGCGAGCCGTAGTTGTAGGTTATTcgatgtattttttataaatttccaACTGCTTTTGGCTCTTGTTACCGGGCAGGCACATCAATCGAGCGCTGTAAAGGCCGTTGCATATGCCAAAAGTCAACCTGCGGTTCCATCTCCATCCAAAGTCCCATCCATCGTGCACTTTGGCCATCACACATGGCTCAGCTCGTGTTCTTCGTGTCCGCAGCTTGAACTTGCTGCCCTGCCAATTGGCGGCGACAGCACTTGAACTTAGCTAGTCTCTTTCTGGCCACAAAGACGTCGTCGATTTCGGTTCGATCTGGGTGCCGAGCTGTTCTGGTTATTGTTTCCCATAGTTCTTGGCCCGGTATTACCCCGTTGCTGCCCAATCAGACTGCAACCTTTTACCCAATGCATCTGCTTGATTCATGAACTTTTTCGAGTTTTCTAAAGCTACCAGTcagcactgaaagaaaaaacTCTCAAATCCTAACTCTGTATATGTGGTATTATGTTCTAGTAAatatgttgtttattttaatgacTCTCTTTTGATGCTTAGATATGCTTGATATGCTTAGAAAGTTGCAATGATTTTTTGAGTTTGGGCGAGGAGCAATACCTTCGGATGAATAAGTATTATAGGtttgaatatatattgtttatgcTTTAACTACATCCCTTTTGACATCCTCATTAGTACGTTTAGTATCTTATTCAAAAAAACTGAATACAATTTGGTTGCGGATAAATATTCTCACAGAGTCGCCCTAAAACCTAGAATGCTTTTTCGAGTGTGGGTGCAGAGCAATAATACCTTTCGGATGAGTACACCGCTGCACAAAGCCGCTTTAAATGTTACTTGTCGCAGCGACTTTGGCGACTTTGGTGCTATGCTGGCAATTGAAaaacagcacaaaaaaattaaatggaaatagtGGAAAACATTTAGCCGGCGACCGCCAGAGCTGCTGAACTAGCGAGCTGCTTGGCTTCTTCCACAATTGTGCAAATTTATGACGTTTGCAAATGCAGCCGCGAGTGCAGTATAAAATGCAGTGGACGCCGATGCAACGCCACCATTAGACAACTGCCAGTTTGTCCAGCCGCATAGGGGTATCTGCAATTCCGAGAACCGCTCAACATGATGAAATTGGTATGTGAACTTGGATACATGAGGCACACCATGCCCAGCCGACCAGGATACGCCAAAGGATATCTAATCTCTCGCCTTGCAGATGCTAGTCGTTAGCTCGATGGCCGTGCTCCTGGCCCTGGCCAGTGCCCGTCCCCAAAATGATGTGGAAGTTCTGGAGTACGAATCGGAGAACACTGGCCTCGGCGGCTACAAGTTCAGCTACAAATTAAGCGATGGCACCAGTCGCACGGAGGAGGGCGTGGTCAACAACGCGGGCACCGAAAACGAATCCATATCCATCCGGGGATCCGTCACCTGGGTGGCTCCCGATGGCCAAACCTACACCATTAACTTTGTGGCCGACGAGAACGGTTTCCAGCCGGAGGGCGAGCATCTGCCCAAGTAGATCTTCGCTTCCGAGGAGATCCTGTAAATACCACCATCCCGTAAGAACCCACTACTCCCACCAACCAGCCATACAGTGAGGTGCTAAGGTCCTGTCCGGAGGAGCTGTCCATTGTCCCGTGGCGGCCAATCGGTCAGTCAGTTAGTAAGTCGATCAGTCAGTCAAGTCAGTGTCGTGcattgttttctgttttccttgttACTCGCATTAAAACCGAACTTTCGATTctcgaaaaaaaatgtgttcttTGTTCAGCCCAATAAGTAATTCTCCAGTCCTGGGAAGGATCTCATGTGGGGATCATTTAAATCATTGAGTGTccaaaatattatcaatgtTCATGACATATTGTTTTGGCTTATGCTATGTTATTTCTATTTTACAGTAACATCCCTACAGTTCTTGCTCCAAAAATATTAGCTGACATTACTAATTTCAAGTTTTTAGCTCAGCTTACCCGAAACTAGTTTTAATAGTTGTAACGCGATTGAACAAAACATATGCCAAAAGAGACGGACTATAAATGAACTGATAATAGACCCATTTACAGTCCCttacacatttttatatgGTCACCAGACAAGGCATTTtgtaaaaattttttaatggtttttagATCTTAAAGAGATAGCAAAGAGCATGGTCAGATGCTTGCTAATCTAAGATCGATCGATTCTACGATGCTATGTTAAATGTTTAcgttttaaaacttttgtaataatacccgttactcgtagagtaaaagggtatactagattcgttgaaaagtatgttaccgacagaaggaagcgtttatattcttgatcgggatcaacagccgagtcgatctggccatgtccgtctgtccgcccgtctgtccgtccgtatgaacgtcgagatctcaggaactataaaatctAGAAAGTTAGGATTAATCTgtatttattctttaaaaacCAATACTCAAACAATTTCCCAAATATTTTAGTATGCGGAATAAAGTAGAGAAGgaattaaaatcgaaatacTTTCTCCATATGCCTTTAaggaaattataattaatagaACATTTTGCAAGTATACCACTCTTTGTAGTctcatttgtttctttagtttttgtttaaatttccatctgcatatatatttactgaAATTATGCATTTCAAGTTTTAAGCTTACCTTAGCCGAAACTAGTTTTGATTGTTGTGACGCGAGTGTGCAAAACTTAGGCCAAAAGAGCCGGACTATAAATGAACTGAGAATGGGCTCCTTAACAGCATAGTAATCTTTGAGTCTTCAACGATCAACAACGTCTTCAAAATGAAATTCGCCATTGTCCTGTTCGCCCTCTTCGCTGTGGCCCTGGCTGCTCCATCTGATGTCTCCATCGTGCGATCTGAATCCGATGTTGGACCCCTGAGCTACAAATATGCGTAAGTCGATAAAGCGCCTAGATGGCAATGCCAGTACTTAACAAGGACTAAACCCTTATCCTCCGACAGTTCGGAGACCAGCGACGGTACCAAACAGAACGAGGAGGGTCAGTTGAAGAACGTGGGCTCCGAGCAGGAGGCCATCGTTGTGCACGGCTCCTTCTCCTTCGTGGCCGATGATGGCCAGACCTACACCGTCAACTACGTCGCCGATGAGAACGGATTCCAGCCCCAGGGTGCCCATCTGCCCGTTGCCCCAGTCGCTTAAGCCATCCAAAGAGAACTACCAAGATCTTGgtcaataataatttactgCAAGGTCCTTCAATTATGAACTAAGTCAAAAAACCTCAACTGATTgattaaagaaaacaaaaaatagctGAAAATGTTCGTTTTGAAATTCTGCCTTCTAAAAATATGGTTTATAAGAGCCATAGGTGGCTTGTAAAACTAAGCTACTgctattataatatttacttattctAACAGCATATCTATAAtctatataattatttatttcctaGAAATGTGGGTTACAATGTATATTCGGTATTCGAAACGTATATAGTTTCCATAAATTTGCTGCTTAATTGTAAATAGTTTTGTGGCATACCTAATTATTTGAAAGCGATAATTTATAAGTTGCCTTACCATATATTGGTATTTAGTTCGTTGTTTAATTTATCACGAGGTCAAGATAACTGGCACAAAACGATTGAAAACTATAGACAACccttttctttaaattatagaatatgaaataaacatttgattcaataaataaagccTTCAACCAGCGATTagttaatttctttattaaagtTGTATTAATTCACATCGCCTTTATGGAAAGTAAATCATTTTTGCGACTAACTCAGTAAAGGTTCCCAAACTACAATAGCtgatgaataaaataaataaatggactaatggaaatggaatttaaaaacaagagagaacgctatagtcgagttccccgactatcagatacctcaGCTAGTTGGAGTGCGAACGAGTTCTACAAACTCTTAGgcatatcaatagaaattgacaataaaataataaaatactaaaaaatacaaaagtgtggacgCGGGGCTTATGGGCGGCttctgggcgttagagtgggcgtgtcggAATATGTATGtcggaatatatatatgatgaAAACCCGATTGCACAGCCAATGCAGCCAACACTttcacatttaaataatgttcccaaacattttttcaaattaaacaaaatcgtattcttttataaacaatttatttcaacTCTTTGGATGGCTTAAGCGACTGGGGCAACGGGCAGATGGGCACCCTGGGGCTGGAATCCGTTCTCATCGGCGACGTAGGTGACCCTGATGGTCTGGCCATCTGGGGCCACATAGTTGTACTCGCCGTGCACAGCGATGGCCTCCTGCTCGGAGCCCACGTTCTTCAACACACCCTCCTCGTTCTTGCTGGTACCGTCACTGGTCTCCGAACTGTCGGAGGATAAGGGTTTAGTCCTTGTTAAGTACTGGCATTGCCATCTAGGCGCTTTATCGACTTACGCATATTTGTAGCTCAGGGGTCCAACATCGGATTCAGATCGCACGATGGAGACATCAGATGGAGCAGCCAGGGCCACAGCGAAGAGGGCGAACAGGACGATGGCGAATTTCATTTTGAAGACGTTGTTGATCGTTGAAGACTCAAAGATTACTATGCTGTTAAGGAGCCTATTCTCAGTTCATTTATAGTCCGGCTCTTTTGGCCTAAGTTTTGCACACTCGCGTCACAACAATCAAAACTAGTTTCGGCTAAGGTAAGCTTAAAACTTGAAATGCATAATTTCagcaaatatatatgcagATGGAAATTTAAACGaaaactaaagaaacaaataagaCTACAAAGAGTGGTTTACTTGCAAAATTTTCTGTTAATTATAAATTCCAGAAAGGCATATGGAGAAAGTGTTTCGATTTTAAATCGTTCTCTACTTTATTCCACATACTAAAAGATCTGGAAATTTGTTTGAGTATTGgtttttaaagaataaatacAGATGTTCAATTAACACCTGCTGTCCCCAGATCGAGTCAACCATATAATGTTAAAGACTTGGCTTTAAGTGCTAATTGCATTAGCTATTGTATTAGCTACCGATGCGGCAATCGTATAAAAGACTCCTGCAACCCGCATTTTGTATATCGAGTAAACTCCGACAACTACTAAGGAACTACCAGTCAAGATGAAGTGCATCCTTGTGTTCGCCTGCCTTTCAATTGCCCTGTGCctagctgctcctgctccggaTGCAGAGATTGTTAACCAGGTGTCCGATGTCAATGCCGATAGCTATAGCTACAAGTTTGAGACGAGCGATGGCAccaagcaggagcagcacggATCACTGAAGAACCTTGGTCCCGAGGACGATGCCTTGCAGGTGGCCGGATCCTATAGCTTCGTGGATCAGGACGGACAGACGCATACCATCAACTACGTGGCGGATGAGAACGGATTCCAACCCCAAGGCGAGGACATTCCCCAACTATGAATCGGAATGTAGAGAGAAAAAACTTGCCGTTAAATCTTAATAAGTTCAGAAACCAAAATAATGAATACCTTTTTAATATCTaactcaatttaaataaaggttaaaaaatatttgtatgttgATGAGTAATATATATTAAGGATATAGTAACATCGAATACTTTTTAAGATAGAAAATCttgaatgcatttcatttttgaatcCATAGAAAAAGGAAAGTGTGAGCTGTTactataaaaacttttaacatAGCATCGTAGAATCAATCGATTTTAGACTGAAACAAACAACTGTCCATACTCCGTGCTAGAGTATTATAATGtgaattcatttgcattttgttaaaTCTAGAgctacttttgacttttgcATCTCGCGAATTCTGGCGTATATAAGCCCCCGCCCAGCTGCAGTGGAGCATCAGACAGTCATCCACTTTCTATCCAGCTCCAACATGAAGTTCCTCTTCGTTTTCGTCGCCCTCTTCGCCGTGGCCTTGGCCCGCCCCAACGACGTCGTGGTCCTGAAGAGCGATTCCGATGTCGGACCAGACACGTGGAGCTCCGACGTGGAGACTAGCGATGGCACCAGCATCAGCCAGAAGGGTGTCCTTAAGAACGCTGGCACCGAACACGAGGCCGCTGTCGTTCACGGATCCTTCTCCTGGGTGGATGAGAAGACCGGCGAGAAGTTCACCATCAACTACGTGGCCGACGAGAACGGATACCAGCCCGTGGGCGCCCATCTGCCCGTGGCCCCAGTTGCTTAAAATGTTTCCAAAATCGATCAAagagttaaaaataaatgaaaatgcttaaattaaattttattcaatggtttttaaatgttacatgtatttttatgatttaatttcaAGAAGATTTTCCATTGGATAAACAATTATCTGCCCAGTGAATATTTAGGCCTTCAAAAGAAATGTACGTTGCTCAAAATGGTTTTGAATGCCACGGAAATCTAACCAAGGTCTAGTAAGATACTTACAATTAAGaatagtttttattatatGGATTAAGATATTTTGAATGAAATAAAGGACCGTTTAAATAAGAGAAACCCgatataaatatgaaacaagaaaacatcaaacaaaatgtcaaaagtgagggcgtggtagttttgggcTTTCAATGATAACAGGAATGATTAGACTAGCAATAAACAcgcttgaaaatatttatacatttttttttggaattttgcaatgcaaaaagtattttcatCTCTCTATTCCACTTTTCGCTGAgcaactaaactaaactagtTTAGTCTAAATGAGCTGACTATAAATTCGCGAACATTTCGGATTTACCTGCATAGTAATCTTTGAGTCTTCAACGAGCTACAACATCTTCAAAATGAAATTCGCCATCGTCCTGTTCGCCCTCTTCGCTGTGGCCCTGGCTGCTCCATCTGATGTCTCCATCGTGCGATCTGAATCCGATGTTGGACCCCTGAGCTACAAATATGCGTAAGTCGATAAAGCGCCTAGATGGCAATGCCAGTACTTAACAAGGACTAAACCCTAATCCTCCGACAGTTCGGAGACCAGCGACGGTACCAGCAAGAACGAGGAGGGTGTGTTGAAGAACGTGGGCTCCGAGCAGGAGGCCATCGCTGTGCACGGCGAGTACAACTATGTGGCCCCAGATGGCCAGACCATCAGGGTCACCTACGTCGCCGATGAGAACGGATTCCAGCCCCAGGGTGCCCATCTGCCCGTTGCCCCAGTCGCTTAAGCCATCCAAAgagttaaaataaattgtttataaaagaatttgattttgttagCTTTGAAAATTTGTTGCGGAACATTTTCCAATGTGTAGGAAGAAAGTGTTGGCGTAATTGGGTATGTAATCAGGTTTCTTATTTTACATAAGTGTGTTTTGCCAGCATAGTTATTCCCGTtatcgttaaaaagtatgtaacaggcagaaggaagcgtttccaaccatataaagtatatatattcttgatcaggatcaatagccgagtcggtctggccatgtccgtctgtccgtcagtttgtccgtctgtccgcaTGAActtcgagatctcaggaactataaaagctagaaagttgagattaagcatgcacgCCTactcttttaaaaatgttttgatatattgaTCGGGGTTCTCTTACTTATACGGTCCTTTATATCTTTCAAAATATCTTATAATTAAATCACATAAATTTGAAGTAAGATCTAACTAGAACTTGGATTGATTTCCGTGGCATTCCCGACTTgtgatgtatgtatgtacatacgtacttGTTCAAAACGGTTTTCTTAGTGAATTCTTCACTGGATCTTAAAACCATTAAAATAGcgaatacaatttaatttaaagaattttgatttatttttaaccatTTGATCGATTTTTAAAACATCTTAAGCAACTGGGGCCACGGGCAGATGGGCACCCTCGGGCTGGAATCCGTTCTCATCGGCGATGTAGGTGACGCTGATGTGCTGGCCATCTGGGGCCGTGTAGGAGTAGGAACCCTGGACGTTGAGGGCATGCTCGTCTCCGATATCCTTCAGTGTACCCGCCTCCTGAGCGGCAATGCCATTGCTGGTCTCGTAACTGTCGGAGAATGGAGTAATCCTTGTTAAATACTGGCATTGCTATCCAGGCGCATTAGGGACTTACGCATAATTATAGCCGTCGACTCCAATATTATCCGAATCATATTTCAAGACGACATCATcagaaggagcagccaggGCCATGGCGAAGAGGGCGACGAAAACGAAGAGGAACTTCATGTTGGAGCTGGATAGAGAGTTGGTGACTGTCTGATGCTCCACTGGAGATGGGGCTTATATACGCCAAAATTCGCGAAATGCAAAAGTAGTTTTAGATTTAACAAAATGCTAATGAGTCTATTCACGTTATAATACTCTAGCAAAGAGTATTATCAGTTATTTGATTCAGTGTGAGATCGATCGAATCTACGATGCTATGTTAAATGTGTACGGTTTAATACTattgaaattttgtttttaaccaGAGTATGAATTTTGGCttattttgtacatatttttatacccgttactcgtagagtaaaagggtatattagattcgttgaaaagtatgtaacaggcagaaggaagcgttttcgaccatataaagtatatatattcttgatcaggatcagtagccgagtcgatctggccatgtccgtctgtccgtccgtctgtctgtccgtctgcccgtccatctgtccgtctgtccgtatgaacgtcgagatctcaggaactacaaaagctagaaagttgagattaaacatacagactccagagacataaacgcagcgcgagtttgttgattcatgtggccacgcccactctaacgcccacaaacagcataaaactgctacgcccacacttttaaaaaatgttttaatattttttcatttttgtattacacttgaaaatttttatcgatttgccaaaaaactttttgccacgcccactctaacgcccacaaacagcataaaactgctacgcccacacttttaaaaaatgttttaatattttttaatttttgtattagtcttgtaaatttctatcgatttgcaaaaaaactttttgccacgcccactctaaagcccacaaaccgcccaaagctgccacgcccacacttttgaaaaatgttttaatattttttcatttttgtattagatttgtaaatttctatcgatttgccaaaaaactttttgccacgcccactctaacgcccacaaaccgccaaaaactgtcagtgttgaagactctccttcgcacttccactagctgagtaaagggtatcagatagtcggggaactcaactatagcgttcactcttgttttctttttaaataattaatgacTAAAATATAGTCAAATAAAAGAAGAtgtaaaattcaaaaacatatttgaagcattttgatttatttttaactctTTGATCGATTTCGGAAACATCTTAAGCAACTGGGGCCACGGGCAGATGGGCGCCCACGGGCTGGTATCCGTTCTCATCGGCCACGTAGTTGATGGTGAACTTCTCGCCGGTCTTCTCATCCACCCAGGAGAAGGATCCGTGAACGACAGCGGCCTCGTGTTCAGTGCCAGCGTTCTTAAGGACACCCTTCTGGCTGATGCTGGTGCCATCGCTAGTCTCCACGTCGGAGCTCCACGTGTCTGGTCCGACATCGGAATCGCTCTTCAGGACCACGACGTCGTTGGGGCGGGCCAAGGCCATGGCGAAGAGGGCGACGAAAACGAAGAGGAACTTCATGTTGGAGCTGGATAGAAAGTTGAGGACTGTCTGATGCTCCACTGCAGCTGGGTGGGGGCTTATATACGCCGGAATTCGAGAAATgcaaaagtcaaaagtagcTCTAGAtttaacaaaatgcaaatgactCTATTTACATTATAATACTCTAGCAAGTAGTATTGTCAGTTGTTTGTTTCAGTCTAAGATCCATTGATTCTACTGatcaa
This genomic interval from Drosophila teissieri strain GT53w chromosome 3L, Prin_Dtei_1.1, whole genome shotgun sequence contains the following:
- the LOC122617855 gene encoding uncharacterized protein LOC122617855; this encodes MSLSSVASTIQHGKKEARNGLSINSKLVQALIILVACILFGAKMNYASFPPGTVIDIKLGDVALEQFSYTPTRDGYEFNYTLPDGTFRDEVAKVLSGTSAAQDLENANNLAKNHRPSREQGLKVRKLSGKSLSSLAG
- the LOC122617857 gene encoding endocuticle structural protein SgAbd-6 — encoded protein: MMKLMLVVSSMAVLLALASARPQNDVEVLEYESENTGLGGYKFSYKLSDGTSRTEEGVVNNAGTENESISIRGSVTWVAPDGQTYTINFVADENGFQPEGEHLPK
- the LOC122617867 gene encoding larval cuticle protein 65Ag1-like → MKFAIVLFALFAVALAAPSDVSIVRSESDVGPLSYKYASETSDGTKQNEEGQLKNVGSEQEAIVVHGSFSFVADDGQTYTVNYVADENGFQPQGAHLPVAPVA
- the LOC122617865 gene encoding larval cuticle protein 65Ag1-like; translated protein: MKFAIVLFALFAVALAAPSDVSIVRSESDVGPLSYKYASETSDGTSKNEEGVLKNVGSEQEAIAVHGEYNYVAPDGQTIRVTYVADENGFQPQGAHLPVAPVA
- the LOC122617862 gene encoding larval cuticle protein 65Ag1 — protein: MKCILVFACLSIALCLAAPAPDAEIVNQVSDVNADSYSYKFETSDGTKQEQHGSLKNLGPEDDALQVAGSYSFVDQDGQTHTINYVADENGFQPQGEDIPQL
- the LOC122617858 gene encoding larval cuticle protein 65Ab1-like — its product is MKFLFVFVALFAVALARPNDVVVLKSDSDVGPDTWSSDVETSDGTSISQKGVLKNAGTEHEAAVVHGSFSWVDEKTGEKFTINYVADENGYQPVGAHLPVAPVA
- the LOC122617866 gene encoding larval cuticle protein 65Ag1-like translates to MKFAIVLFALFAVALAAPSDVSIVRSESDVGPLSYKYASETSDGTSKNEEGVLKNVGSEQEAIAVHGEYNYVAPDGQTIRVTYVADENGFQPQGAHLPVAPVA
- the LOC122617864 gene encoding larval cuticle protein 65Ag1-like isoform X2, with the protein product MKFLFVFVALFAMALAAPSDDVVLKYDSDNIGVDGYNYAYETSNGIAAQEAGTLKDIGDEHALNVQGSYSYTAPDGQHISVTYIADENGFQPEGAHLPVAPVA
- the LOC122617864 gene encoding larval cuticle protein 65Ab1-like isoform X1; this translates as MKFLFVFVALFAMALARPNDVVVLKSDSDVGPDTWSSDVETSDGTSISQKGVLKNAGTEHEAAVVHGSFSWGSYSYTAPDGQHISVTYIADENGFQPEGAHLPVAPVA